A single window of Ictalurus punctatus breed USDA103 chromosome 27, Coco_2.0, whole genome shotgun sequence DNA harbors:
- the lipca gene encoding hepatic triacylglycerol lipase: MHVVNVLSFLLITSCLCDGRRERGNRADNDLGLKMKTHYKSKSMFRMYTHGKDIEDACTVELFQAHTLQTCHFNSSHPLVIIIHGWSVDGMIESWVTRLADALKSTQKDINILVSDWLTLAQQHYPIAAQNTRVVGQEIAWLLMWLEDLTQCPVSKAHLIGYSLGAHIAGFAGTNLAASGRILGRITGLDPAGPLFEGMSSTDRLSPDDARFVDAIHTFTQQHLGLSVGIHQPVAHYDFYPNGGSFQPGCHLHVQNLYAHLSQYGLLGFQQTLKCAHERAVHLFIDSLLNRDKQITAYKCRDNTAFNKGVCLDCRKNRCNTLGYDIKKVRTSTSKRLYLKTRSLMPYKLYHFQIRIQLSTRFEKIDPSLTIKLTGTLEESESLPITLVKELSGNKTYIFLITLDTDIGDLRMMHVAWEADPLWTNMWSKVKTIIPWSRKEVVPQMTIGRIRVKAGETQQRTQFCARTEDGVYIQPSEEKLFVRCDERREKPEHMRSHG; the protein is encoded by the exons ATGCATGTGGTTAATGTGCTGTCCTTCCTGTTAATTACCTCATGCCTGTGTGATgggagaagagaaagaggaaacaGAGCAG ACAATGATTTGGGGTTGAAGATGAAGACACACTATAAGTCTAAATCCATGTTCAGGATGTATACGCATGGGAAGGATATAGAGGATGCCTGCACTGTAGAGCTCTTCCAAGCCCACACTCTGCAGACCTGTCACTTCAACAGCAGTCACCCACTGGTCATCATCATCCACGGCTGGTCG GTGGATGGGATGATAGAAAGCTGGGTCACTCGGCTGGCTGATGCACTTAAAAGCACACAGAAGGATATCAATATCCTGGTCAGTGATTGGCTGACCTTAGCACAGCAGCACTATCCCATTGCTGCTCAAAACACACGGGTGGTGGGGCAGGAGATTGCCTGGCTGCTCATGTGGCTTGAG GATCTCACACAGTGTCCTGTTAGTAAGGCCCATCTTATCGGCTACAGTCTGGGTGCTCACATAGCAGGATTCGCTGGAACTAACTTAGCCGCATCAGGGAGGATTCTGGGAAGAATCACTG gccTGGACCCTGCAGGCCCACTGTTTGAAGGCATGTCCTCTACAGACAGACTCTCCCCAGATGATGCCAGGTTTGTGGACGCCATTCACACATTTACCCAGCAGCACTTGGGGCTCAGTGTGGGCATCCATCAACCCGTTGCCCACTACGACTTCTACCCTAACGGAGGATCATTTCAGCCCGGGTGCCACCTGCACGTTCAGAACCTGTATGCCCACCTGTCTCAGTATGGCCTTCTGG GCTTTCAGCAGACGTTGAAGTGTGCCCACGAGCGAGCGGTGCACCTTTTCATTGACTCTCTCCTGAACAGAGACAAACAGATCACGGCCTACAAGTGCAGAGACAACACAGCATTTAACAAGGGTGTCTGTCTGGACTGCCGCAAAAACCGGTGTAACACTCTCGGCTATGACATCAAGAAGGTCCGGACGAGCACCAGCAAGAGGCTGTACCTCAAAACACGCTCGCTTATGCCATACAAAT TGTACCACTTTCAGATCAGGATCCAGCTCAGCACACGGTTTGAAAAGATTGATCCGTCTCTCACCATCAAACTCACCGGCACTCTTGAGGAGAGCGAATCCTTGCCAATCACGCT AGTAAAGGAACTCTCAGGCAACAAGACCTACATTTTCCTGATCACCCTGGACACTGACATCGGCGATCTGAGGATGATGCACGTTGCCTGGGAAGCAGACCCACTGTGGACCAACATGTGGAGCAAAGTGAAGACCATAATCCCATGGAGTAGGAAGGAAGTTGTGCCACAGATGACCATTGGCAGGATTCGAGTCAAAGCAGGGGAGACACAGCAGAG AACCCAGTTTTGTGCTCGGACAGAAGATGGGGTGTATATCCAGCCCTCTGAGGAGAAGCTGTTTGTTCGCTGTGATGAAAGGCGGGAAAAGCCGGAGCACATGCGGTCACATGGCTGA
- the aqp9b gene encoding aquaporin-9b → MELDSLRSLREKFTLRHAIIREFLAELLGTFVLILFGCGSVAQAVLSRGALGEPLTIHIGFTTGVMLAVYVSGGVSGGHVNPAVSLAMAVLGKFPIKKFPVYVVAQFLGAFAGSCAVFGLYYDAFMNYSNGELLVTGENSTANIFATYPAKHLSALNGFFDQVIATAALVLCVLAIVDKKNIGAPKGMEPLLIGFTILAISVAMGFNCGYPINPARDLGPRLFTAVAGWGVEVFRAGGCWWWIPVGGPMVGGVLGAMIYYLLIELHHIEPEKKHEENNTVKDKTESLKFSAGLE, encoded by the exons ATGGAGCTGGACAGCCTGAGGAGTCTGAGAGAGAAATTCACACTTCGGCATGCCATCATCAGAGAGTTTCTAGCGGAACTCCTCGGGACATTTGTACTTATA CTTTTTGGCTGTGGCTCGGTGGCACaggctgtactcagcagaggaGCTCTGGGTGAACCGCTCACCATCCACATTGGCTTCACCACAGGAGTGATGCTGGCTGTCTATGTGTCAGGAGGCGTTTCAG GAGGACATGTAAACCCAGCTGTATCTCTAGCCATGGCAGTCTTAGGGAAGTTTCCCATTAAAAAATTCCCTGTGTATGTGGTTGCCCAGTTCCTTGGTGCTTTTGCAGGCTCTTGTGCTGTCTTTGGACTGTACTATG ATGCCTTCATGAACTACTCCAATGGAGAGTTGCTGGTCACAGGTGAAAACTCCACTGCAAACATCTTTGCCACCTATCCAGCAAAGCATCTCTCAGCCCTCAATGGGTTTTTTGATCAG GTGATTGCCACTGCAGCTTTGGTGCTATGTGTCCTGGCCATCGTGGACAAGAAAAACATAGGAGCACCTAAAGGAATGGAGCCACTGCTCATTGGTTTCACCATCCTGGCCATCTCAGTGGCCATGGGTTTCAACTGCGGCTATCCCATCAACCCTGCCCGAGACTTGGGACCCCGGCTCTTTACTGCAGTGGCAGGCTGGGGGGTGGAGGTTTTCAG AGCCGGGGGCTGCTGGTGGTGGATCCCAGTTGGTGGTCCGATGGTGGGAGGTGTGCTGGGAGCAATGATCTACTACCTGCTGATTGAGCTACACCACATAGAGCCAGAGAaaaagcatgaggagaacaacACCGTTAAGGACAA AACGGAGAGTCTGAAATTCTCTGCAGGCCTGGAGTAA